A genome region from Myroides fluvii includes the following:
- a CDS encoding phage portal protein: protein MFGFLGRLFKTSDSSISSDNSFMGSPVEGTLATASSALTLSAFYNAVDQISNDIAKLPKSVFKKDEDSRERYAGHPLNYLISTEPSGLMTAFDFWKAVVLQVILKGNCYVRVYRNSLGIEEKLIIQEVYNVGVRCVDDELFYVIKGEVFLSSDILHFKAFSVDGIMGIPVIKWAAYNLGVNLDAQKYASTIYNDRGIGYGVIESDKAIHVDNKKSISEGFTKKMAEKNKFKVPVLDDGLKYKSISVTPEEAQFLETNKYSVTEIARWLNIAPHKLKDLTNANYSNIQAQSIEHVQDSLLPWTTRIEQELNRKMFARESSESLYVKFNEKVLLRGDLEARQKFYSAMVYAGIMTRNEVRALEDLNPLEGLDEPLTPVNMELLSFMIDKNKKELNNEQGS, encoded by the coding sequence GTGTTTGGATTCTTAGGTAGACTTTTTAAAACTTCTGACAGTTCGATTTCTTCGGACAATTCCTTCATGGGTTCTCCAGTAGAAGGAACGCTAGCTACTGCTTCGTCTGCATTAACGTTATCTGCATTTTATAATGCAGTTGATCAGATAAGCAACGATATAGCTAAGCTACCTAAATCAGTGTTTAAGAAAGATGAAGATAGTCGCGAGAGATACGCTGGTCATCCCTTGAACTATCTCATATCAACTGAGCCGTCAGGTCTGATGACTGCTTTTGATTTTTGGAAAGCGGTTGTCTTGCAAGTAATCCTGAAAGGAAATTGTTACGTGCGGGTTTATCGTAATAGTTTAGGTATAGAAGAGAAACTAATCATTCAAGAGGTTTATAATGTAGGCGTTAGATGTGTAGATGATGAACTGTTCTATGTAATAAAAGGAGAGGTGTTTTTGTCCAGTGATATATTGCATTTCAAAGCATTCAGCGTCGATGGAATTATGGGAATTCCTGTAATAAAATGGGCAGCTTACAATTTAGGTGTAAATCTAGATGCGCAAAAATACGCTTCTACTATTTATAATGATCGTGGTATTGGGTACGGAGTAATAGAAAGTGACAAAGCTATTCATGTAGATAATAAAAAATCTATCTCTGAAGGATTTACTAAAAAGATGGCTGAGAAGAATAAGTTTAAAGTTCCGGTTCTTGATGACGGTTTAAAATACAAATCAATTAGTGTTACTCCTGAAGAAGCACAATTCTTAGAAACCAATAAGTATTCAGTAACAGAAATAGCGCGCTGGTTGAATATTGCACCACATAAGCTTAAGGACCTTACCAATGCAAACTATTCAAACATACAAGCGCAATCTATTGAGCATGTTCAAGATTCTTTGCTTCCTTGGACAACACGAATTGAGCAAGAATTAAACAGAAAGATGTTTGCTCGCGAAAGTTCAGAATCTCTTTATGTAAAGTTTAATGAAAAGGTTTTATTAAGGGGAGATTTAGAAGCTAGGCAAAAGTTTTATTCTGCTATGGTTTATGCGGGAATAATGACTAGAAATGAAGTTAGAGCATTAGAGGATTTGAATCCGCTAGAAGGACTTGATGAGCCGTTAACACCTGTAAATATGGAATTGTTGAGTTTTATGATTGATAAAAATAAAAAGGAATTGAATAATGAGCAAGGTAGTTAG
- a CDS encoding helix-turn-helix domain-containing protein, which yields MDGKIILDGISAAGLIAAITEVVKSELGKSEPEELMTREEAAAFLKVNLSTLSKWTSEGRLIGYGMVGRRYYKKSEIMSALEVMKF from the coding sequence ATGGATGGTAAAATAATCTTAGATGGTATTTCCGCAGCTGGATTAATTGCTGCGATTACTGAAGTTGTGAAAAGCGAGCTTGGTAAATCGGAACCTGAGGAACTGATGACGCGTGAGGAAGCTGCTGCTTTTTTAAAAGTGAATTTATCTACTCTGAGTAAGTGGACTTCTGAAGGTCGCTTGATTGGATATGGAATGGTTGGTCGTCGATATTATAAAAAGTCGGAGATCATGTCGGCTTTGGAGGTTATGAAATTTTAA
- a CDS encoding replicative DNA helicase translates to MSQTISKGLVPPHSKDTEETVLGGMINNKQALDESMQVIKDSSVFYVPEHVQIFEAVQELYSSSQPVDMISVSQKLRANGVAAEGLVVALVQNSMSAAHIEYHSRILLQYKLRRMIVSFNAGMSSAAMDESIDVFDLLARWNKEFDTVTELITTGRSSVTIAESLQDLAKRLEFISKSTGESKVTGVPTGFKRIDAYTSGYQNGDLVIVAARPGMGKTAKALKTVIENAKVGNSVGVISLEMPVQQLTGRMVAIDTNFHLGQLLKTGFDKPEYFQTFMMHSGRMAKYQIVMKDSGVNDISDIIVEARSWKRKHDIKLLVIDYLQLVSDKTKGNNRENEVSSVSRRLKLLAKELDIPIIVMSQLSRAVETRGGSKRPLLSDLRESGSIEQDADIVEFIYRPEYYNIEIGGNPEYDEMTRQGADTEIIFAKYRAGSVGTTYLKWIGDKTKFIDPTDSNENGSNQQETNVYGNPSEYVPTVSAAEAFGDDDTPF, encoded by the coding sequence ATGAGTCAAACAATTTCAAAAGGATTAGTTCCGCCGCATTCAAAAGATACTGAAGAAACGGTATTGGGTGGAATGATAAACAACAAGCAAGCGCTGGATGAATCAATGCAAGTGATTAAAGATTCTTCTGTGTTTTATGTTCCGGAGCATGTGCAAATATTCGAAGCGGTTCAAGAATTGTATTCAAGTTCTCAACCAGTGGATATGATTAGCGTTTCGCAGAAGCTGAGAGCGAATGGAGTTGCTGCAGAAGGTTTGGTTGTGGCACTTGTTCAAAACAGCATGTCGGCAGCGCACATTGAGTATCATTCTCGAATTCTTTTGCAATACAAGCTTCGTCGAATGATCGTGAGTTTTAATGCTGGGATGAGTTCGGCGGCAATGGATGAAAGTATTGATGTATTTGATTTGTTGGCACGTTGGAATAAAGAATTCGATACCGTTACGGAACTAATCACGACGGGACGCTCAAGTGTGACTATTGCAGAATCCTTGCAGGACCTAGCAAAGCGTTTGGAATTCATTTCTAAAAGTACGGGTGAGAGTAAAGTAACTGGAGTTCCGACAGGGTTTAAGCGAATCGACGCGTATACATCTGGGTATCAAAATGGAGATTTAGTAATTGTTGCTGCGCGCCCTGGTATGGGAAAAACAGCGAAAGCACTGAAGACGGTAATCGAAAATGCAAAGGTTGGTAATTCGGTTGGTGTGATCTCTTTGGAGATGCCAGTGCAACAGTTGACAGGACGAATGGTTGCTATTGATACCAACTTTCACTTAGGGCAATTACTTAAAACAGGATTTGATAAGCCTGAATACTTCCAAACGTTTATGATGCACTCAGGTCGAATGGCTAAGTATCAAATCGTAATGAAGGATTCAGGGGTGAATGATATCTCGGATATCATCGTTGAAGCGAGGAGTTGGAAGCGCAAGCACGATATCAAGTTGTTAGTGATTGATTACTTACAGCTTGTGAGTGATAAGACAAAAGGAAATAACCGAGAGAATGAAGTGAGTTCCGTTAGTCGTCGATTGAAGCTGTTGGCAAAAGAGTTGGATATTCCGATCATCGTGATGTCTCAGTTGTCTAGAGCAGTTGAAACACGAGGCGGTTCTAAACGTCCGTTGTTGTCGGACCTGAGAGAATCGGGTTCCATTGAGCAAGATGCGGATATCGTTGAGTTTATCTATCGTCCGGAATACTACAATATCGAAATTGGAGGCAATCCGGAGTATGACGAGATGACAAGGCAAGGGGCTGATACGGAAATAATCTTTGCTAAATACCGCGCTGGTTCCGTTGGAACAACATATTTGAAATGGATTGGTGATAAGACCAAGTTTATTGATCCAACAGATAGTAATGAGAATGGAAGTAATCAGCAAGAAACAAATGTGTATGGTAATCCTAGTGAGTATGTTCCAACTGTTAGTGCAGCTGAAGCTTTTGGGGATGATGATACACCGTTTTAA
- a CDS encoding terminase large subunit, which translates to MKLTKEMLSSPAFQYAEMVRSGKLKTGKKIQLAVERFYKFIEESDAKGFTIDHDKGMRAVNFFPNFLNHTTGKMAGQRFFLAPFQAFTIYNIFGWIHKETGVRRFNTVYDKRAKKNGKTAEMAGLALFCMSFDVEMGAQIYVGATKEEQAKICWNQAKMFIDSPVSNPNLRNMGFQCFQKEIKFGRTQSVMMPLGGDSKTQDGINAHVAIIDEYHAHKDDTVKENLESSSVSRKQPITYHITTAGVNLMSACKRYEEAVTEVLEGRNQDDHLWVMIHDLDESDDWENEDNWFKANPLLGFGLDIDNIQKEYIKARNQPSKIPNFKTKHLNMWVDAPTIWIPNEIWMANKVDELPMEKFSQFGAYAGMDLSTTTDITCYVAVSEPDEEMNRYIKPYFFCPKDTIERRSKEDRVPYQYWVDAGYMIATPGNVVDYEYLKDTIRATYRELNIQRIEADQWNCAQLAQELTEEGMSISFFSQVVGVMSFPTKQFERLTYEGKLKHDGNPILQWMLSGCSIYQDANENIKVHKGNSNKGGKRIDGIVSTIMALGGSMSVEEDEGGKYSKPGAEVYI; encoded by the coding sequence ATGAAACTAACCAAAGAAATGCTTTCTTCACCAGCTTTTCAATATGCAGAAATGGTGAGGAGTGGAAAGTTGAAAACAGGCAAAAAAATACAGCTCGCTGTTGAGCGGTTTTATAAGTTCATTGAAGAGTCGGATGCAAAAGGATTTACAATTGATCACGATAAAGGAATGCGAGCCGTTAATTTCTTTCCAAATTTCTTAAATCATACAACCGGAAAGATGGCAGGTCAGCGATTTTTTTTGGCTCCTTTTCAAGCGTTTACCATCTACAATATTTTCGGATGGATTCACAAAGAAACTGGAGTGCGTCGGTTTAATACGGTTTATGATAAACGCGCTAAGAAAAACGGAAAAACAGCAGAAATGGCGGGGCTTGCTTTGTTTTGTATGTCGTTTGATGTGGAGATGGGGGCGCAAATCTATGTCGGAGCAACCAAAGAAGAGCAAGCAAAAATCTGTTGGAACCAAGCTAAGATGTTTATTGATTCTCCAGTTTCAAATCCTAACCTTCGAAATATGGGATTCCAATGTTTTCAAAAGGAAATCAAGTTTGGAAGAACACAATCCGTTATGATGCCGCTTGGAGGTGATTCTAAAACACAGGATGGAATTAACGCCCATGTTGCAATCATTGACGAGTATCACGCGCACAAGGACGATACGGTTAAGGAAAATTTGGAATCGAGTTCGGTATCCAGGAAGCAGCCAATTACTTATCATATCACAACAGCCGGTGTAAACTTAATGAGTGCCTGCAAGCGATATGAAGAAGCAGTTACAGAAGTGCTGGAAGGAAGGAATCAAGACGATCACTTGTGGGTTATGATTCATGATTTAGACGAAAGCGATGATTGGGAAAATGAAGACAACTGGTTTAAAGCAAATCCGCTTTTGGGATTTGGTTTAGATATCGATAACATTCAAAAAGAATACATCAAGGCACGGAACCAACCAAGTAAGATTCCAAACTTCAAAACGAAACATTTAAATATGTGGGTGGATGCACCTACAATTTGGATTCCAAATGAAATATGGATGGCAAATAAAGTGGATGAATTACCAATGGAAAAGTTTTCACAATTTGGAGCATATGCAGGAATGGATTTATCTACAACTACAGATATCACTTGTTATGTAGCGGTATCAGAACCAGACGAAGAAATGAATCGATATATAAAGCCTTATTTCTTTTGTCCAAAAGATACAATAGAAAGAAGAAGCAAAGAGGATCGCGTACCCTATCAATATTGGGTGGATGCTGGATATATGATTGCAACACCAGGTAATGTAGTTGACTATGAATATTTGAAAGATACTATTCGAGCAACGTATCGAGAGCTGAATATTCAACGCATTGAGGCGGACCAATGGAACTGTGCGCAATTAGCACAAGAATTAACCGAGGAGGGAATGAGTATCAGTTTCTTTAGTCAAGTAGTAGGTGTGATGTCCTTTCCGACTAAGCAATTTGAGCGATTGACCTATGAGGGAAAATTAAAACACGACGGTAATCCGATTTTGCAATGGATGCTTTCCGGTTGTTCTATCTATCAAGACGCAAACGAAAACATAAAAGTTCATAAAGGAAATTCGAACAAAGGAGGGAAACGAATCGATGGGATTGTTTCTACAATTATGGCGCTGGGTGGATCAATGTCAGTTGAGGAAGATGAAGGAGGAAAATACAGCAAACCTGGAGCTGAAGTTTATATTTAA
- a CDS encoding head-tail connector protein has translation MNADVIAIENVEVVKLELAKKHLRLDADNDEEDMLIELAIASAITQSENYTERVLKKGIIEFLTHNAESIVIERSSLNDKIQKVEVLGEGVDSILLPASAYSQTKRATEIYEVSFKNVKLEPEQQLKVTVELGFDSETLPKDILSAMLLMIGDSFEKREDRNQGNNTAVNNLLRPYRKWQ, from the coding sequence ATGAATGCAGATGTTATTGCTATAGAAAATGTAGAAGTAGTGAAGTTGGAATTGGCGAAAAAGCACTTGCGCTTGGATGCTGATAATGACGAGGAGGATATGTTGATTGAGCTAGCAATAGCATCTGCTATTACTCAATCCGAAAACTATACTGAAAGGGTTTTAAAGAAGGGTATAATTGAATTCTTGACTCATAATGCTGAATCGATTGTTATTGAAAGATCATCTTTGAATGACAAGATTCAAAAGGTAGAAGTGTTGGGAGAAGGTGTTGATTCAATTCTTCTTCCTGCTTCTGCTTATTCTCAAACAAAAAGAGCTACTGAGATTTATGAAGTGTCTTTTAAGAATGTAAAGTTAGAACCAGAGCAACAACTCAAAGTAACAGTTGAGTTGGGGTTTGATTCTGAAACATTGCCAAAAGATATCTTATCAGCAATGCTTTTGATGATTGGAGATTCTTTTGAGAAACGTGAGGATAGAAATCAGGGAAATAATACAGCAGTGAATAATCTTTTAAGACCGTATAGAAAATGGCAGTAA
- a CDS encoding phage head completion protein: protein MAVRKPYGQVNKPFIGQMDRRIVIYENVKTQNGIGEEKIERQKITACWARVDFDTGSENVEGNIRHLMNKSFTIRFNKTVLERGNEFIVEYSNQFYAITHVSEIGRRSHLQLMCFVYD from the coding sequence ATGGCAGTAAGAAAGCCGTATGGCCAAGTAAATAAGCCTTTTATTGGGCAAATGGATAGGCGAATAGTTATTTACGAAAACGTTAAAACTCAAAACGGTATTGGTGAAGAAAAGATTGAAAGGCAAAAGATAACGGCCTGTTGGGCTAGAGTTGATTTTGATACAGGTTCAGAAAATGTAGAAGGGAATATTCGTCATTTAATGAATAAGAGTTTTACTATTCGTTTTAATAAAACAGTTTTGGAACGCGGGAATGAATTTATTGTAGAGTACAGTAACCAGTTTTATGCTATAACTCATGTCTCTGAAATTGGTCGTAGATCACATTTGCAATTAATGTGTTTTGTTTATGATTAA
- a CDS encoding helix-turn-helix domain-containing protein, which yields MEPGYYAIIPASVRYDKELQPNAKLLYGEITALAQREGFCWAGNDYFAELYAVSNETISRWISALKKAGYIEVEILKNEGNKRKIAIDKKVKTYCEKSQDLLMKKSIAIDEIVNSNIRINNTINNTENSALSFLKENNPSLYETFLMQYQSKIKDFQKFCELFNCKVDEEDLEWTGKKINARLTRFAINYIENENRAFGKQQPPMQQQAQQYSKNHF from the coding sequence ATGGAACCAGGATATTATGCTATCATACCAGCGTCTGTGCGGTATGATAAGGAATTGCAACCCAATGCAAAGTTGCTCTATGGGGAAATTACAGCCCTTGCTCAACGTGAGGGATTCTGCTGGGCGGGTAATGATTATTTTGCTGAATTGTATGCGGTGAGTAATGAGACAATTTCGCGTTGGATATCGGCTTTAAAAAAGGCTGGATATATCGAAGTTGAAATCCTGAAAAACGAGGGTAATAAACGCAAAATAGCTATTGACAAAAAAGTCAAGACCTATTGCGAAAAAAGTCAAGACCTATTGATGAAAAAATCAATAGCTATTGACGAAATCGTCAACTCTAATATAAGGATTAATAATACAATTAATAATACAGAGAATAGCGCTCTCAGTTTTTTGAAAGAAAATAATCCAAGTTTATACGAAACGTTCCTAATGCAATATCAATCGAAAATCAAAGATTTTCAAAAGTTCTGCGAGCTATTTAATTGCAAAGTTGATGAAGAGGATTTGGAATGGACGGGAAAAAAGATAAATGCACGATTGACGCGATTTGCAATTAACTACATCGAAAACGAAAATAGAGCATTTGGAAAACAACAGCCTCCAATGCAACAACAAGCGCAACAATATTCTAAAAATCACTTTTAA
- a CDS encoding HK97 family phage prohead protease, translating into MSKVVREAVVRVLTEEQIENRQAEFVISSETPDTYGTVFKIDGWELERYALNPVVLYAHKSYSDDPDMVIGTSVVRVENGELIATVTFENAEDNPLAEKVFRKVQNGTLRMASIGADVHDWHWGDFDEGENPDLLYFDRQSLLEWSIVPIGSNPDALKRSAEYKKDFEQRFPKANGDVKNKYAVRAALVDLKIKMLK; encoded by the coding sequence ATGAGCAAGGTAGTTAGGGAAGCGGTTGTACGAGTTTTAACTGAAGAGCAAATTGAGAATAGACAAGCTGAGTTTGTAATCAGTTCAGAAACTCCAGATACATACGGAACGGTCTTTAAAATAGATGGTTGGGAGTTGGAGCGTTACGCGCTCAATCCGGTTGTGTTATATGCACATAAATCCTATTCAGATGATCCGGATATGGTGATTGGTACTTCGGTTGTGAGGGTTGAAAATGGTGAGTTGATTGCTACAGTAACCTTTGAAAATGCAGAGGATAATCCGTTAGCGGAGAAGGTGTTTAGAAAAGTTCAAAACGGAACACTTAGAATGGCATCTATTGGAGCCGATGTTCACGATTGGCATTGGGGTGATTTTGATGAAGGGGAGAATCCTGATTTGTTGTACTTCGATAGACAATCACTGTTGGAATGGAGTATCGTTCCAATTGGAAGTAATCCTGATGCGTTGAAACGATCGGCTGAATATAAAAAAGATTTTGAACAAAGATTTCCTAAAGCAAATGGAGATGTAAAAAACAAATATGCAGTTAGAGCTGCTTTGGTTGATTTAAAAATTAAAATGTTAAAGTAA
- a CDS encoding HNH endonuclease: MAKRIDSIKRPWVVERKPFERNVRSNSEFYNSRAWRKLRRSFLDANPLCVECKHEGLVTPATVADHIQPINRGGERLSEDNLQPMCASCHNKKSARESHGDRG; this comes from the coding sequence ATGGCAAAGAGAATAGATAGTATTAAACGTCCTTGGGTAGTAGAGCGCAAGCCGTTTGAAAGGAATGTAAGGAGTAACTCTGAGTTCTATAACTCGAGAGCGTGGCGCAAGTTGAGGCGCTCGTTCTTAGATGCTAATCCGTTATGCGTGGAATGTAAACATGAAGGCTTAGTTACTCCCGCAACTGTAGCGGACCACATTCAACCGATTAACCGAGGAGGTGAACGACTGAGTGAAGACAACCTACAACCGATGTGCGCGAGCTGTCACAATAAAAAATCGGCTCGAGAATCGCATGGGGATAGGGGGTAA
- a CDS encoding helix-turn-helix domain-containing protein produces the protein MEKPKAQFADNLRFLRIKKGMSQQNVSDELKIKRARYSKYEEGASEPPFFLLIEISRFYGLSVDALLMKDVRKIAL, from the coding sequence ATGGAAAAACCAAAAGCACAGTTTGCTGATAATTTGAGATTTCTTAGAATTAAAAAAGGGATGTCTCAACAGAATGTTTCTGATGAATTAAAAATAAAACGAGCTAGGTATTCTAAATATGAAGAGGGTGCGTCTGAGCCTCCATTTTTCTTACTGATTGAAATTAGTCGATTCTATGGTTTGAGTGTAGATGCTTTGTTGATGAAAGATGTGCGTAAAATAGCTCTTTAG
- a CDS encoding phage major capsid protein, giving the protein MKKSDLLKQERMALLQRQQAIYKLVEKEDREVSQKEQDELDSSDAKIEGLDGEIEAAEKHEERQRRFAGLAGAPAGGGEGAEIEKIAKRFSFLKAARSITAGTALDGVEKEMNDEAVREAESLHLGFDTKDSFSIPASMVRATGQTVTEDSGKFGGKLVPTDINVVEGFIPKLFLEDVGASFLSGLVGNVSLPKFSDYEYKWLSEREKIILEAEEIDGPIMKPKRAGAGVSVSKQLIMQSSVAVENMIYNKLRFAAARALNKAALNGDGVKEPLGILNMTGVQLAKAVAEAEMSYEAAVELWGLIAGANADAGNEVFILNSKLAAAAKTTKKDAGSGRFVMENGLIDGQKTIVTNLVEELAGLQTLIYGNFSELYIGQWGGVNFTADTVTGASTGEVILYSNLYADIQSANPEAFAVNKFLKA; this is encoded by the coding sequence ATGAAAAAGTCTGATTTATTAAAGCAGGAAAGAATGGCTCTTCTGCAACGTCAACAAGCGATATATAAGTTGGTTGAAAAGGAAGATAGAGAGGTGTCTCAGAAGGAACAAGATGAATTGGATAGTTCCGATGCTAAGATTGAAGGTTTAGATGGTGAAATTGAAGCGGCTGAGAAGCACGAAGAAAGACAGCGAAGATTTGCTGGGTTAGCAGGTGCGCCAGCAGGTGGTGGAGAAGGTGCGGAAATTGAAAAAATTGCAAAGCGTTTTTCTTTCTTAAAAGCAGCAAGAAGTATTACTGCGGGGACTGCGTTAGATGGTGTAGAAAAAGAAATGAATGATGAAGCGGTTAGAGAAGCTGAAAGTTTGCATTTAGGATTTGATACTAAAGATAGTTTCTCTATTCCTGCTTCTATGGTTCGCGCAACAGGGCAAACAGTTACTGAAGATTCAGGAAAATTTGGAGGAAAATTAGTGCCTACAGATATTAATGTAGTCGAAGGTTTTATTCCAAAATTGTTTTTGGAGGATGTGGGTGCGAGTTTCTTATCTGGATTAGTTGGAAATGTTTCTTTACCTAAATTTTCAGACTATGAATACAAATGGCTATCTGAGCGAGAGAAAATCATTTTAGAGGCAGAGGAAATTGACGGGCCAATTATGAAGCCAAAAAGAGCTGGTGCTGGGGTTTCTGTTTCAAAGCAATTGATTATGCAATCATCTGTTGCTGTAGAGAATATGATTTATAACAAGTTGCGTTTTGCAGCTGCAAGAGCCCTGAATAAAGCAGCTTTGAATGGTGATGGTGTTAAAGAGCCTTTAGGTATTTTAAACATGACGGGGGTTCAACTTGCGAAAGCTGTTGCTGAAGCGGAAATGTCTTATGAAGCGGCTGTGGAGTTATGGGGGTTGATTGCCGGAGCGAATGCAGATGCAGGAAACGAAGTGTTTATCTTGAATTCAAAATTAGCGGCAGCGGCTAAAACGACTAAAAAAGATGCGGGAAGTGGACGTTTTGTGATGGAAAACGGATTGATTGATGGTCAAAAAACAATCGTTACCAACTTAGTTGAAGAATTAGCTGGCTTGCAAACGTTGATTTATGGGAACTTCTCTGAGTTGTACATCGGTCAATGGGGTGGTGTGAACTTTACTGCTGATACAGTTACAGGAGCAAGTACAGGAGAGGTAATATTGTATTCTAACTTGTATGCAGATATTCAATCAGCTAATCCTGAAGCGTTCGCAGTAAATAAATTCTTAAAAGCGTAA
- a CDS encoding S24 family peptidase: MTDKEKILQYLDYKGISKNKFYVKTGLSVGFLDKGSSLGVDKLKIIIDNYPDLNVDWILTGEGEMIKGKEKKQEAIPITAGIVKYVPLVSQYAKAGYLSGFADENYMETLPTIPVILTQEQEPKGEYVCFEVSGDSMISEEHPEESLFDGDILVCRNVSKDYWRSKLHISQWDFVIVDQEEGVIVKRIIDHDVNSGNITIHSLNPMFENKVLNLSHIDKLFNVVKVMRDRRR; the protein is encoded by the coding sequence ATGACTGATAAAGAAAAAATATTACAATATCTTGATTATAAAGGGATTAGTAAGAATAAATTTTATGTAAAAACAGGACTTTCTGTAGGTTTTTTAGACAAAGGAAGTAGCTTAGGTGTTGATAAATTGAAAATAATCATTGATAATTATCCTGATTTAAATGTAGATTGGATCCTCACGGGTGAAGGAGAAATGATAAAAGGAAAAGAAAAAAAACAAGAAGCAATTCCCATCACTGCAGGAATTGTAAAATACGTTCCTTTAGTTTCGCAATATGCGAAAGCGGGTTATCTTAGTGGCTTTGCTGACGAAAATTACATGGAAACCTTACCTACAATACCCGTGATACTAACCCAAGAACAAGAACCAAAAGGCGAATACGTTTGTTTTGAAGTGAGCGGAGACAGTATGATCTCTGAAGAACATCCTGAAGAATCTCTTTTTGATGGCGACATTTTAGTGTGTAGAAACGTATCCAAAGATTACTGGAGAAGCAAGCTACACATCAGCCAATGGGATTTTGTCATTGTGGACCAGGAAGAAGGGGTTATTGTTAAACGAATCATTGATCACGATGTTAACTCAGGAAATATCACCATTCACTCATTAAATCCTATGTTTGAAAATAAAGTGTTAAATTTATCCCACATTGACAAGTTATTTAACGTTGTCAAAGTAATGAGAGATAGAAGAAGATAA
- a CDS encoding P27 family phage terminase small subunit, translated as MKENKLLNMSGEIVEWENATTTGKNQQLYDVLDKLPAAMAKFNLTKDQKFWYKYFGEQLVSSNKLTKPDLVHLHRLATTIDYYIQAEAEINSRGFQGGLIQTFATGATNVSGYVTIREKMIKDMDELSKHFGFSFKDRNKLVDVPKGDPGQGDLFAGFLNQKYSNG; from the coding sequence ATGAAAGAGAATAAACTATTAAACATGAGTGGTGAAATTGTAGAATGGGAAAATGCAACTACCACAGGAAAGAATCAACAGCTTTATGATGTCTTGGATAAGCTTCCAGCTGCAATGGCAAAATTCAATTTGACAAAGGACCAGAAGTTTTGGTACAAATATTTTGGTGAGCAGTTGGTGAGTTCAAATAAATTAACCAAGCCCGATTTGGTGCATTTACACCGATTGGCAACTACAATTGATTACTACATTCAAGCGGAAGCGGAGATCAATTCACGAGGTTTTCAAGGCGGATTGATTCAAACCTTTGCAACTGGAGCTACAAACGTAAGTGGTTATGTAACCATTCGCGAAAAGATGATCAAGGATATGGATGAATTATCTAAACATTTTGGATTTTCATTCAAGGATAGAAATAAATTGGTGGATGTGCCAAAAGGAGATCCTGGACAAGGTGATTTGTTTGCGGGGTTTTTAAATCAAAAATATAGTAACGGGTAA